From the genome of Gymnogyps californianus isolate 813 chromosome 17, ASM1813914v2, whole genome shotgun sequence, one region includes:
- the LOC127023471 gene encoding immunoglobulin superfamily member 1-like: protein MMLPVSHVLAFGAWLVAQSKATPSAPTISIFLKPPGVISPGGSTIICCSCQCDNGNFVLYKNGRRLRTLELHGSRAKFPISNATQEDTGAYSCHYLDGGTVLARSETVDITVQEFRLPKPVLSVLPGHEVAAGAYVIFRCTIAHSSAACFLYLEGQVKALDLLSKEQDHFNLSHVHKGNEGRYSCQCFTRRASLEWSAVSKTLDLVVRDYTRSNAVRLALGAGVLALLGLIVAEAVRSHRRRPGRPGPR, encoded by the exons ATGATGCTGCCTGTGAGCCACGTGCTAGCCTTCG GTGCTTGGCTGGTGGCACAGAGCAAGGCTACACCAA GTGCCCCCACAATCTCCATCTTCCTGAAGCCGCCTGGGGTGATCTCACCGGGAGGCTCCACCATCATCTGCTGCAGTTGCCAGTGTGACAATGGGAACTTCGTGCTGTACAAGAATGGCCGCCGGCTCCGCACCCTGGAGCTGCATGGCAGCAGGGCCAAGTTCCCCATCTCTAATGCCACCCAAGAGGACACAGGTGCCTACAGCTGCCATTACCTGGATGGAGGCACTGTGCTGGCTCGCAGCGAAACTGTGGATATCACGGTGCAAG AGTTCCGTCTTCCCAAACCTGTCCTCTCTGTCCTGCCTGGGCATGAGGTGGCTGCAGGAGCTTACGTGATTTTCCGTTGCACCATCGCACACTCCAGTGCTGCCTGTTTTCTGTACCTGGAGGGCCAGGTCAAAGCCCTCGACTTACTCTCAAAGGAACAAGATCATTTCAACCTCTCCCATGTGCATAAAGGCAATGAGGGCCGCTACAGCTGCCAGTGTTTCACTAGGCGTGCTTCGTTGGAATGGTCTGCTGTCAGCAAGACCCTGGATTTGGTGGTGAGAG ATTACACCCGGAGCAACGCGGTGCGCCTGGCCCTGGGGGCCGGGGTCCTGGCCCTGCTGGGGCTGATCGTGGCCGAGGCCGTGCGCAGCCACCGCCGCAGGCCGGGCCGGCCAGGGCCGCGCTAG